The following are encoded together in the Mesoplasma sp. JKS002658 genome:
- a CDS encoding GIY-YIG nuclease family protein: protein MEDQQIYQFRSINYQNNRLEYVIQTTFTTRVVERYVQRNYVKIPIYTTSEKAKIVKRFNRVIKPTIFMMKDLPYLECTTPEMKAEICLTIHQPIPDWLKNEIVLLDVEAQQLQLAKNYEYAEKDLDQAKFQQVYPLVIDRESLIFSWIFFFIGLVRLLLKNSPSLNPIFQSQIEANKLQNNHRQRRIKNCKTRINELELNQIKLKDQHHKLELMIEQQIAELTKVEEIIEKGIEWKNLRSSLLVYNGELTKVRGVYVIWNKSKDKYYVGQSVNIGTRIFANHFKNGDVNNQIFMRDWINDDKFYYRYIENNKGSLNNEEKYWIDYYDSFNQGYNSTSGNQF from the coding sequence ATGGAAGATCAGCAAATTTATCAATTTAGAAGCATTAATTATCAAAATAATCGCTTAGAATATGTTATCCAAACTACTTTTACCACCAGAGTTGTTGAGCGATATGTTCAACGTAATTATGTTAAAATTCCAATCTATACTACTAGTGAAAAAGCAAAAATTGTTAAACGTTTTAACCGAGTAATTAAGCCAACAATCTTTATGATGAAAGACTTGCCATATTTGGAATGTACTACTCCAGAAATGAAAGCAGAAATTTGTTTAACTATTCACCAACCAATTCCTGATTGATTGAAAAATGAAATTGTTCTGCTTGATGTTGAAGCACAACAACTTCAGTTGGCTAAGAATTATGAATATGCAGAAAAAGATTTAGATCAAGCAAAATTTCAACAAGTATACCCTTTGGTTATCGATCGAGAAAGTTTGATCTTTTCATGAATTTTTTTCTTCATTGGTTTAGTACGACTTTTGTTAAAAAATTCACCCTCACTGAACCCAATTTTTCAAAGTCAAATTGAAGCTAATAAACTTCAAAATAATCATCGTCAAAGAAGAATTAAAAACTGTAAAACTAGAATTAATGAATTAGAACTTAATCAAATTAAATTAAAAGATCAACACCATAAATTGGAATTAATGATTGAACAACAAATTGCTGAGTTAACGAAGGTCGAAGAAATTATTGAAAAAGGAATTGAATGAAAGAACCTTCGTTCTTCATTGTTAGTTTACAATGGTGAATTGACTAAAGTGCGGGGAGTTTATGTTATTTGAAATAAGAGCAAAGATAAGTATTATGTTGGTCAATCAGTTAATATCGGTACCAGAATTTTTGCTAATCATTTTAAAAATGGTGATGTCAATAACCAAATCTTTATGCGTGATTGAATCAATGATGATAAGTTTTACTATCGTTATATCGAAAATAATAAAGGTTCATTAAATAATGAAGAGAAGTATTGGATTGATTATTATGATTCTTTCAATCAAGGATATAATTCTACTAGTGGTAACCAATTTTAG
- a CDS encoding FAD-dependent oxidoreductase, whose protein sequence is MRTIVIGTNHAGTTAVRTLKKLDPKMEVITYDKSDKISLLGCGIALWVKGSITSPQDLFYASPELLAKEGIEVHTKHDWTGIDADKKTVTFKDMKSGQEVVDHYDKLIVATGTWPATPPFKGLDNPNVTVVKNYEQGEKIAAVNNDASIKKVAVVGAGYIGVELVDAFVSAGKEVTLIDAADRIMPNYYDELFSSKVENAMKEQGVDLQLGQFVQEFLADESGVLKQIKTDKGTFAADYAIVCVGVKPQTDLLKGVVELDPRGTIKTNEYQQTSNPDIYGIGDCSQVYNVAYNQAMPIQLATTAVRTGILAAVNVIQNNKMKSPGFTGANAIDVFGWKLASCGVTEVMAKKCNIDYEQITYTDADRPEWMKTYNLVTLKVVYEKASHRIIGAQVISEANHSEVIYLFAGLIQKQTLIDELPLIDIFFLPHFNKPYNFITEVGLSYYGLDFLNTEKSEK, encoded by the coding sequence ATGAGAACAATTGTTATTGGTACTAATCATGCAGGAACAACTGCGGTTAGAACTTTAAAAAAATTAGATCCAAAAATGGAAGTGATTACTTATGACAAGTCAGACAAAATTTCTTTATTAGGTTGTGGAATTGCCTTATGAGTTAAGGGTTCAATCACTAGTCCTCAAGACTTGTTTTATGCTAGTCCAGAGTTATTAGCTAAAGAAGGAATTGAAGTTCACACTAAACATGATTGAACTGGAATTGATGCTGATAAGAAAACAGTTACTTTTAAAGATATGAAAAGCGGTCAAGAAGTAGTTGACCACTATGACAAGTTAATTGTAGCGACTGGTACTTGACCAGCAACTCCTCCTTTCAAGGGATTGGATAATCCTAATGTAACTGTGGTTAAAAACTATGAACAAGGAGAAAAGATTGCTGCTGTTAATAACGATGCAAGCATTAAAAAAGTCGCTGTGGTTGGTGCTGGTTATATTGGTGTAGAACTAGTTGATGCGTTTGTTTCTGCAGGGAAAGAAGTTACTTTAATTGATGCTGCTGACCGAATTATGCCAAATTATTATGATGAGCTCTTTTCATCAAAAGTGGAAAATGCCATGAAAGAACAAGGAGTTGATTTACAATTGGGTCAATTTGTTCAAGAGTTTCTTGCTGATGAAAGTGGTGTGTTAAAACAAATCAAAACTGATAAGGGCACTTTTGCTGCTGATTATGCAATTGTGTGTGTGGGAGTTAAACCTCAAACCGATTTATTAAAGGGGGTTGTTGAGTTAGATCCAAGGGGAACGATTAAAACCAATGAATATCAACAAACTAGCAATCCTGATATTTATGGAATTGGGGATTGTTCACAAGTATATAATGTTGCTTACAACCAAGCAATGCCAATCCAATTAGCAACTACTGCGGTGAGAACAGGAATTCTTGCTGCAGTTAATGTAATTCAAAACAACAAGATGAAATCACCAGGATTTACTGGAGCAAACGCAATTGATGTCTTTGGGTGAAAACTAGCTTCTTGTGGAGTTACTGAAGTGATGGCGAAGAAATGTAACATTGATTATGAACAAATCACGTATACTGATGCTGACCGTCCCGAATGAATGAAAACTTACAACCTTGTGACTTTAAAAGTTGTCTATGAAAAAGCATCACACCGGATTATTGGAGCACAAGTAATTAGTGAAGCAAATCATAGTGAAGTAATTTACTTATTTGCTGGTTTGATTCAAAAACAAACCTTGATTGATGAATTGCCATTAATTGATATTTTCTTTTTACCCCATTTCAATAAACCATATAACTTTATTACTGAAGTTGGTTTAAGTTACTATGGGTTAGATTTCTTAAATACTGAGAAAAGTGAAAAATAA
- a CDS encoding type II toxin-antitoxin system antitoxin SocA domain-containing protein — protein sequence MEIKKVSRPDILVVAKHLYERYKITELVTLHRVLYLLDQDYFNQTGAVLFKGDFDTWAFGSVSPRLFRYTEKYGKNFTKIDKLEDEDVIAFIKRDIKQYKDQPSYLLVKMTKESQPYIDAYEDLPFPYLSSNKIHFK from the coding sequence ATGGAAATAAAAAAAGTTAGTAGACCAGATATTTTAGTTGTTGCAAAGCATCTTTATGAAAGGTATAAAATTACAGAATTAGTAACTTTACACCGGGTTTTGTATTTACTTGATCAAGATTATTTTAATCAAACTGGAGCAGTGCTTTTTAAGGGTGATTTTGACACGTGAGCTTTTGGTTCGGTTTCACCAAGATTATTTCGTTATACTGAAAAATACGGGAAGAATTTTACTAAGATTGACAAGTTAGAAGACGAGGATGTAATTGCTTTTATCAAGAGAGATATTAAGCAATATAAAGATCAACCTTCTTATTTGTTAGTGAAAATGACTAAAGAGTCACAACCATACATTGATGCTTATGAGGATTTACCTTTTCCTTATTTAAGTAGCAATAAGATTCATTTTAAATAA
- the rpsJ gene encoding 30S ribosomal protein S10, producing MAEQKIRIKLKGYDHGTVDQSCSKIIEAAQGTGAQVKGPIPLPTEKQIITVLRAVHKYKDSREQFEMRTHKRILEISNPSATTMDVLARVQLPSGVDIEIKL from the coding sequence ATGGCTGAACAAAAAATCAGAATCAAATTAAAAGGTTATGATCACGGAACAGTTGATCAAAGTTGCTCAAAAATTATTGAAGCAGCACAAGGAACTGGTGCTCAAGTTAAAGGCCCAATTCCTTTACCAACTGAAAAGCAAATCATTACTGTTTTAAGAGCTGTTCATAAGTACAAAGATTCACGTGAACAGTTCGAAATGAGAACACACAAAAGAATCTTAGAAATTTCAAACCCATCAGCAACTACGATGGATGTGCTTGCAAGAGTACAACTACCAAGTGGTGTTGATATTGAAATTAAGCTTTAA
- the rplC gene encoding 50S ribosomal protein L3, producing the protein MKGILGRKVGMTQIFTEQGSLIPVTVIDVQPNKVLQVKSVEKDGYQALQLGVQDKRENLVNKPATGHFKKASSNPKRYVKEIRGMEGFEQGAEVNAADLFTNGEFVDVTGISKGKGFAGSIKRHNYHTGPMAHGSGYHRGVGSMGAIINRIFKSKKMPGHMGAEKVTIQNLEVVQIDQANHLVYIKGSVPGPRNSFVQIRQNVKHKASNQAASILVRKAEPAPLVQPSVEPAADTEA; encoded by the coding sequence ATGAAAGGAATCTTAGGACGTAAGGTTGGCATGACTCAAATCTTTACAGAACAAGGGAGTTTAATTCCTGTAACTGTAATTGATGTGCAACCAAACAAAGTTTTACAAGTTAAAAGCGTTGAAAAAGACGGATATCAAGCGTTACAACTAGGTGTACAAGACAAACGTGAAAACTTAGTAAATAAACCTGCAACTGGTCATTTTAAAAAGGCTAGTTCCAATCCTAAGCGCTACGTAAAAGAAATCAGAGGGATGGAAGGATTTGAGCAAGGAGCAGAAGTTAATGCTGCAGATCTTTTCACCAATGGTGAATTTGTCGATGTGACAGGAATTTCAAAAGGGAAAGGGTTCGCTGGTTCAATTAAAAGACATAATTATCACACTGGACCAATGGCACACGGATCAGGATACCACCGCGGGGTTGGTTCAATGGGAGCGATTATTAACCGGATTTTCAAATCAAAGAAAATGCCAGGGCATATGGGAGCAGAAAAAGTAACCATCCAAAACTTGGAAGTGGTACAAATTGACCAAGCCAACCACTTAGTTTATATCAAGGGGTCTGTACCAGGACCAAGAAATAGTTTTGTGCAAATTCGTCAAAACGTGAAGCACAAAGCAAGTAATCAAGCAGCAAGCATTTTAGTTAGAAAAGCAGAACCAGCACCTTTGGTGCAACCAAGTGTTGAACCAGCTGCTGACACAGAAGCTTAA
- the rplD gene encoding 50S ribosomal protein L4, producing MKSQVIDVKGTKLKDLELNDNIWAITPHTQAMFDVILAQQAAARQGTSKVKTRAEVSGGGRKPWKQKGTGRARQGSIRAPQWRGGGVAFGPTGEKNYKLTVNKKVRVLAMKSALADKAQSENLIIVDKFIFSEPSTKQMSEVLTNLKIDNQKVLIVTKESDQLVVKSGANIQKVNVISKNQINVLDLVNATKLLVTEEAIQALEEVYA from the coding sequence ATGAAATCACAAGTTATTGATGTTAAAGGTACTAAACTTAAAGACCTTGAACTAAACGATAATATTTGAGCAATTACTCCTCACACTCAAGCGATGTTTGATGTAATCCTAGCTCAACAAGCTGCTGCGCGCCAAGGGACTAGCAAGGTTAAAACTCGTGCTGAAGTTTCAGGTGGAGGAAGAAAACCTTGAAAACAAAAAGGGACTGGTCGTGCCCGCCAAGGATCAATTCGTGCACCACAATGAAGAGGTGGAGGAGTTGCTTTTGGACCGACTGGAGAAAAGAATTATAAACTAACTGTTAATAAAAAAGTGAGAGTATTGGCAATGAAGTCAGCACTAGCTGATAAAGCGCAAAGTGAAAACTTAATCATTGTGGATAAATTCATCTTTAGTGAACCTTCAACTAAGCAAATGAGTGAAGTGTTGACTAACCTAAAAATTGATAATCAAAAAGTCTTAATTGTAACTAAAGAAAGTGATCAATTGGTTGTTAAATCAGGAGCAAACATTCAAAAGGTTAATGTGATTAGCAAGAACCAAATTAATGTTTTAGATTTAGTTAATGCAACCAAATTATTGGTAACTGAAGAAGCAATTCAAGCATTAGAGGAGGTTTATGCCTAA
- the rplW gene encoding 50S ribosomal protein L23: protein MHVTEVIKKPLLTEKSYLGHANGTYTFVVDKRTNKTQIKKTFEEIFEVKVQSVRTMNYDGKHKRLGRFDGTTSNYKKAIITLKPGEQLAILNDL from the coding sequence ATGCACGTAACTGAAGTAATTAAAAAACCTTTATTAACTGAAAAAAGTTATCTAGGTCACGCTAATGGTACTTATACTTTTGTAGTTGATAAAAGAACTAACAAAACGCAAATCAAAAAAACTTTTGAAGAAATTTTTGAAGTTAAAGTGCAAAGTGTCAGAACCATGAATTATGATGGAAAACACAAACGTTTAGGACGTTTTGATGGAACCACCAGTAATTATAAAAAAGCAATTATTACCTTAAAGCCAGGGGAACAATTAGCAATCTTAAACGACTTATAG
- the rplB gene encoding 50S ribosomal protein L2: MAIKKYKSTTNGRRNMTTIDYKKVLTTDKPEKSLVTSLNKKSGHNNQGHITTRHKGGGHKRKYRIIDFKRNKFDVIGKVATVEYDPNRNAFISLINYVDGEKRYILTPKGLSVGMSIVSALDADIKVGNALPLKNIPDGTLVHNVELKPGKGGQMARSAGASVQIVGRDETTKYTILRLSSGEVRKVLSECLATIGVVGNEEHNLINWGKAGRNRWKGIRPTVRGSVMNPNDHPHGGGEGRAPIGRKGPVTPWGKPALGVQTRNKKKSSQKLIVRRRSK; this comes from the coding sequence ATGGCAATTAAAAAGTATAAATCAACGACCAACGGTCGGAGAAATATGACAACTATTGACTATAAAAAGGTTTTAACTACTGATAAACCAGAAAAGTCATTAGTAACATCATTAAATAAAAAGTCAGGACACAATAACCAAGGTCACATTACCACTCGTCATAAAGGTGGAGGACATAAACGTAAATACCGAATCATCGACTTTAAACGAAACAAGTTTGATGTAATCGGAAAAGTAGCAACAGTTGAGTACGATCCCAACCGAAACGCGTTTATCTCTTTAATTAATTATGTGGATGGTGAAAAACGTTACATCTTAACTCCAAAAGGATTAAGCGTAGGGATGAGTATTGTTAGTGCTCTTGATGCTGATATTAAGGTGGGAAATGCCCTACCTTTAAAAAATATTCCCGATGGTACTTTAGTTCACAACGTGGAATTAAAGCCAGGTAAGGGTGGACAAATGGCTAGATCAGCTGGTGCTTCAGTACAAATTGTTGGTCGTGACGAAACTACTAAATATACCATTTTACGTTTGAGTTCTGGAGAAGTTCGAAAAGTGTTAAGTGAATGTTTAGCTACAATCGGAGTGGTTGGTAATGAAGAACATAACTTAATTAATTGAGGAAAGGCTGGAAGAAACCGTTGAAAAGGAATTCGTCCAACCGTCAGAGGATCAGTTATGAACCCCAACGATCACCCTCATGGAGGGGGAGAGGGACGTGCGCCAATTGGGCGTAAAGGTCCTGTGACTCCTTGAGGTAAACCAGCTCTGGGAGTGCAAACTCGCAATAAGAAGAAGTCTTCACAAAAATTGATTGTAAGACGTCGTAGTAAGTAA
- the rpsS gene encoding 30S ribosomal protein S19 produces MSRSLKKGPFVDDYLLKKVAALGEKKEVIKTWSRRSTIFPEFIGHTFGVYNGKVFIPVYITEDMVGHKLGEFAPTRKFGGHGDNKVKK; encoded by the coding sequence ATGTCAAGATCATTGAAAAAAGGTCCTTTTGTGGATGACTATTTGTTAAAAAAAGTCGCTGCTTTAGGAGAAAAAAAAGAAGTTATTAAAACTTGATCACGTAGATCAACTATTTTCCCAGAATTCATCGGACATACTTTTGGTGTTTATAACGGAAAAGTATTTATCCCAGTTTATATTACTGAAGATATGGTTGGTCACAAGTTAGGTGAATTTGCCCCTACCCGTAAGTTTGGTGGTCATGGGGATAACAAGGTTAAGAAATAG
- the rplV gene encoding 50S ribosomal protein L22, producing the protein MEAKAQLSMIRISPRKVRLVVDAIRNKPVAVAIATLQNLDKRSAEPVLKLLNSAIANAVNNNGMEADKLFIAQTYVNEGPTLKRFRPRAHGRAYEILKRTSHITIVVSDQR; encoded by the coding sequence ATGGAAGCAAAAGCACAATTAAGTATGATTCGCATTTCCCCAAGAAAAGTTCGCCTTGTGGTCGATGCCATCAGAAATAAACCAGTTGCTGTAGCAATCGCTACTTTGCAAAACTTGGATAAACGTTCAGCAGAACCCGTATTAAAATTGTTAAACTCAGCAATTGCTAATGCAGTTAACAACAACGGGATGGAAGCTGATAAATTATTTATCGCTCAAACCTATGTAAACGAAGGGCCGACTTTAAAACGTTTCCGTCCTCGTGCTCATGGTCGCGCTTATGAAATTTTAAAAAGAACTTCTCACATCACAATTGTTGTGAGTGATCAAAGATAG
- the rpsC gene encoding 30S ribosomal protein S3, with translation MGQKVSPNALRLGIVRDWENRWYAEKEEYVKWLNQDIKIRRNLLVLLKDAAVSKIDIERTKKEITLIIRTARPAIVLGAEGKNIEKIALTVKKTAKDKNLKVSVKVVEVRNPDADATLVARWIGEQITNRASFRTVQKLAIRRALKAGVKGIKTSVSGRLGGVEMARTEGYLEGSVPLSTLRANIDYALYEAKTTYGQIGVKVWINHGEIIGKFTRSETPELGKNPRNDRRDSRRPRREGNNPNYRNNARKTTPEGENQGGKR, from the coding sequence ATGGGACAAAAAGTATCACCAAATGCCTTACGTTTAGGAATTGTAAGGGATTGAGAAAACCGTTGATATGCGGAAAAAGAAGAGTATGTAAAGTGATTAAACCAAGATATTAAGATTCGTCGCAACCTTTTAGTTTTATTAAAGGATGCTGCGGTATCAAAAATCGATATTGAACGTACTAAAAAAGAAATTACTTTAATTATTCGTACTGCTCGTCCAGCAATCGTGTTGGGAGCAGAAGGGAAAAACATTGAAAAGATTGCTTTGACTGTGAAAAAAACCGCTAAGGATAAAAACTTAAAGGTTAGTGTTAAGGTAGTTGAAGTTCGTAATCCTGATGCTGATGCCACTCTAGTTGCTCGCTGAATTGGTGAACAAATTACCAACCGGGCATCATTTAGAACGGTGCAAAAATTAGCCATTCGCCGTGCTTTAAAGGCGGGTGTAAAGGGAATTAAAACCTCTGTTTCTGGTCGATTGGGAGGCGTTGAAATGGCGCGGACTGAAGGATATTTAGAAGGTTCAGTACCACTTTCTACTTTAAGAGCAAACATTGATTATGCTTTATACGAAGCAAAAACTACTTATGGTCAAATCGGAGTAAAGGTGTGAATTAATCATGGAGAAATCATTGGAAAATTCACCCGTAGCGAAACTCCAGAATTAGGGAAAAATCCTCGTAACGACCGTCGGGACTCACGTCGTCCTCGTCGCGAAGGAAACAATCCCAACTACCGCAATAATGCTCGTAAAACGACCCCTGAAGGGGAAAACCAAGGAGGGAAGAGATAG
- the rplP gene encoding 50S ribosomal protein L16 has translation MLMPKRTKYRKPHRVSYEGKAKGAKKVDFGEYGLMALDGAWITARQIEAARIAMTRYMKRDGKVWLRIFPQMARTKKPAEVRMGSGKGNPEEWVAVVKQGTVMFEVGGVSEEVAREALRLAMHKLPIKCKFVKRGEINA, from the coding sequence ATGTTAATGCCTAAAAGAACAAAATATCGTAAACCTCACCGTGTTAGTTATGAAGGAAAAGCTAAAGGAGCTAAAAAAGTCGACTTTGGTGAATATGGATTAATGGCCTTGGATGGTGCTTGAATTACTGCTCGTCAAATTGAAGCAGCGCGGATTGCTATGACGCGTTATATGAAACGGGACGGGAAAGTTTGATTGCGAATTTTCCCCCAAATGGCAAGAACAAAAAAACCTGCTGAAGTACGGATGGGATCTGGAAAAGGGAATCCTGAAGAATGAGTAGCAGTTGTTAAACAAGGAACTGTGATGTTTGAAGTGGGCGGAGTGAGTGAAGAAGTTGCTCGTGAAGCGCTTCGCTTAGCAATGCACAAGTTACCAATCAAATGTAAATTTGTGAAGAGAGGTGAGATTAATGCCTAA
- the rpmC gene encoding 50S ribosomal protein L29 encodes MPKTNQINDLRKLSVEDLIKTGEEKRAELFALKFQAVLGSLEQTHRIKLIKKEIARIELVLGELKHQGQDTNKTIKADYNKAVEAADLDGKKVREQQLKKIEELQTKMQQDQEDGAADSLTTAVEEEAKGDADDGKK; translated from the coding sequence ATGCCTAAAACAAACCAAATTAATGATTTAAGAAAATTAAGTGTTGAAGATTTAATTAAAACTGGTGAAGAAAAACGTGCCGAGTTATTTGCGTTGAAATTTCAAGCGGTATTGGGTAGTTTAGAACAAACTCACCGTATTAAACTCATTAAAAAAGAAATTGCTCGGATTGAACTGGTGCTAGGAGAGTTAAAACACCAAGGGCAAGACACTAATAAAACCATTAAGGCTGATTATAACAAGGCTGTCGAAGCAGCTGATCTTGATGGGAAAAAAGTGCGTGAACAACAACTGAAAAAAATTGAAGAATTACAAACAAAAATGCAACAAGACCAAGAAGATGGGGCAGCTGATAGTTTAACTACAGCTGTTGAAGAAGAAGCAAAAGGAGATGCTGATGATGGAAAGAAATAA
- the rpsQ gene encoding 30S ribosomal protein S17: protein MMERNKRRVLTGRVVSDKMDKTITVLVETYKNHPIYKKRVKYSKKYKAHDEQEIAHIGDRVEIMETRPLAATKNFRLVRIVEKAVL from the coding sequence ATGATGGAAAGAAATAAACGTCGGGTTTTAACTGGAAGAGTCGTGTCTGACAAAATGGACAAGACAATCACTGTTTTAGTTGAAACTTATAAAAACCACCCAATTTATAAAAAACGCGTAAAGTATTCAAAGAAATACAAAGCTCACGATGAACAAGAAATTGCTCATATCGGTGATCGCGTCGAAATTATGGAAACTCGTCCCCTTGCTGCTACTAAAAACTTCCGTTTAGTGCGAATTGTGGAAAAAGCTGTACTTTAG
- the rplN gene encoding 50S ribosomal protein L14, translating to MIQELSKLKVADNSGAKELRVIRNLGGSKKKFSSIGDIVVASVISATPGAVIKKGQVVKAVIVRTTRELRRGDGTYIKFSENAAVLVKEDKNPRGTRIFGPIAREVKEAGFVKISSLAPEVL from the coding sequence ATGATTCAAGAATTAAGTAAGTTAAAAGTTGCTGATAATTCCGGAGCAAAGGAATTAAGAGTGATTCGGAACCTGGGTGGTTCAAAAAAGAAGTTTTCTAGCATTGGTGATATTGTTGTAGCTTCAGTAATTAGTGCTACTCCTGGAGCAGTAATTAAAAAAGGTCAAGTTGTGAAAGCAGTAATTGTACGCACAACCCGAGAACTACGTCGCGGGGATGGTACTTATATTAAATTTAGTGAAAATGCAGCAGTTTTGGTCAAAGAAGATAAAAACCCACGGGGAACTAGAATCTTTGGTCCAATTGCTAGAGAGGTAAAAGAAGCTGGGTTTGTGAAGATTTCTTCACTTGCTCCCGAAGTTTTATAG
- the rplX gene encoding 50S ribosomal protein L24, whose amino-acid sequence MAKAKLLKGDIVKVIAGSHKGATGPITWISKDKTRVSVQGVEVVKHQKPNQTDTQGGLKQIPATIHISNVAFVDPKKKDATTRIGFQVVDGKKQRVAKKSGQAIK is encoded by the coding sequence ATGGCAAAAGCAAAATTATTAAAAGGTGATATTGTCAAAGTAATTGCTGGTTCTCACAAAGGAGCAACCGGGCCAATTACCTGAATATCAAAAGATAAAACCAGAGTGTCAGTCCAAGGAGTGGAAGTGGTTAAACACCAAAAACCTAATCAAACTGATACTCAGGGGGGGTTAAAACAAATTCCTGCAACAATTCATATTTCAAATGTTGCCTTTGTTGATCCCAAGAAAAAAGATGCCACTACTCGCATCGGATTCCAAGTAGTTGATGGAAAAAAACAACGAGTAGCCAAAAAATCTGGACAAGCAATTAAATAG
- the rplE gene encoding 50S ribosomal protein L5, whose product MNKSRVEVNYRENIVPELFKEFEYKSVMQVPKISKIVINMGIGDAVHDSKRIEEAAGELALITGQKPLITKAKKSLAVFKLREGMPIGVKVTLRGRKMYDFLDRLINVSLPRVRDFRGVSKTAFDGFGNYTLGIKEQIIFPEIDYDKVQKIRGMDITIVTTAKNNQEGQALLDKMGMPFAK is encoded by the coding sequence ATGAATAAAAGTCGCGTAGAAGTAAACTACAGGGAAAACATCGTTCCTGAATTATTTAAAGAATTTGAATATAAATCAGTGATGCAAGTTCCAAAAATTAGTAAAATCGTCATTAATATGGGAATTGGGGATGCAGTGCATGATTCAAAAAGAATTGAAGAAGCAGCTGGAGAACTTGCTCTAATTACTGGCCAAAAACCTTTGATTACCAAAGCAAAAAAATCTTTAGCAGTCTTTAAGTTGCGTGAAGGAATGCCAATTGGAGTCAAAGTAACCCTAAGAGGGAGAAAGATGTATGATTTCTTAGATCGTTTAATTAACGTTTCTCTTCCTCGTGTTCGTGATTTCCGTGGAGTTTCAAAAACTGCCTTTGATGGGTTTGGAAACTATACTTTAGGAATCAAAGAACAAATTATCTTCCCTGAAATTGATTATGATAAAGTGCAAAAAATTCGGGGAATGGATATTACGATTGTGACAACTGCGAAAAATAACCAAGAAGGACAGGCCCTTTTGGACAAAATGGGAATGCCTTTTGCAAAATAA
- a CDS encoding type Z 30S ribosomal protein S14, protein MAKKSLKVKQAKHQKFRVRNYTRCKNCGRPHAVLKKFGICRLCFRKYAYDGQIPGVKKASW, encoded by the coding sequence ATGGCAAAGAAATCATTAAAAGTAAAACAAGCCAAACACCAAAAGTTTAGGGTGAGAAACTACACTCGTTGTAAAAACTGTGGTCGTCCTCACGCGGTGTTAAAAAAGTTTGGTATTTGCCGTCTATGCTTTAGAAAGTATGCATACGATGGCCAAATTCCTGGTGTAAAAAAGGCCTCATGATAG
- the rpsH gene encoding 30S ribosomal protein S8: MTTDVIADMLTRIRNANQRYLPQVIMPASKMKIQIAEILKNEGFIEAFEVVGDVKKTLTITLKYKGKIRVIQGLKKISKPGLRVYAPANQIPQVLNGLGIAIVSTSQGIMTGKVARNQKIGGEVLAFVW; this comes from the coding sequence ATGACAACAGATGTAATCGCAGATATGTTAACCAGAATTCGGAATGCGAACCAACGTTACTTACCTCAAGTGATCATGCCTGCAAGTAAGATGAAAATCCAAATTGCAGAGATTTTAAAAAACGAAGGGTTTATTGAAGCATTCGAAGTGGTTGGTGATGTGAAAAAAACTTTAACTATTACTTTGAAATACAAAGGAAAAATCCGGGTAATTCAAGGGTTGAAAAAAATCTCAAAACCAGGCCTAAGAGTTTATGCACCAGCAAATCAAATTCCTCAAGTATTAAATGGGTTAGGAATCGCAATTGTTTCAACATCACAAGGAATCATGACGGGAAAAGTCGCTCGTAACCAAAAAATTGGTGGCGAAGTCTTGGCTTTTGTCTGATAG